In Mycobacteriales bacterium, one genomic interval encodes:
- a CDS encoding NAD-dependent malic enzyme — protein MRLQADPDPAVVGRIATAVGTAGGVVTAIDVAESRHDRITVDVTCSAVNGEHADEIVAALGAVEGVTVHKVSDRTFLLHIGGKIETHSKVPLRTRDDLSMAYTPGVARVCLALARNPDDVRRLTSKGNTVAVVTDGTAVLGLGDLGPGAAMPVMEGKAALFKRFAGIDAWPICLDTTDVDEIVQVVKAIAPGFGGINLEDISAPRCFEIERRLRALLDIPVFHDDQHGTAIVVVAALTNALRCVGKALGSVKVVVCGAGAAGTAVAELLLEAGVRHLLVWDREGILAPSDDRLSGSKRRLAERTNPENVTGELPDALTGADVVIGVSAAGVIDPAWLTLMAPRPVVFALANPDPEVDVDAARQVAAVVATGRSDYPNQINNVLAFPGVFRGLLDARARNITTSMLLSAAAALAAVVTDDQLNASYVVPSVFDPKVPRAVAAAVAEAARVDPSAETVPIPSTTDDR, from the coding sequence GGTCGACGTCACCTGCTCGGCGGTGAACGGTGAGCATGCGGACGAGATCGTCGCCGCGCTCGGTGCCGTCGAGGGTGTCACCGTGCACAAGGTCAGCGACCGGACGTTCCTGCTGCACATCGGCGGGAAGATCGAGACCCATTCCAAGGTGCCGCTGCGGACCCGCGACGACCTGTCCATGGCGTACACGCCCGGGGTGGCGCGGGTGTGCCTGGCGCTGGCCCGCAACCCCGACGACGTCCGGCGGCTGACCTCGAAGGGCAACACGGTCGCGGTCGTCACCGACGGCACCGCGGTGCTGGGGCTCGGTGACCTCGGGCCGGGCGCGGCGATGCCGGTGATGGAGGGCAAGGCCGCGCTGTTCAAGCGGTTCGCCGGGATCGACGCCTGGCCGATCTGCCTGGACACCACCGACGTCGACGAGATCGTCCAGGTGGTGAAGGCGATCGCGCCCGGATTCGGCGGGATCAACCTGGAGGACATCAGCGCGCCGCGCTGCTTCGAGATCGAGCGGCGGCTGCGGGCGCTGCTGGACATCCCGGTCTTCCACGACGACCAGCACGGCACCGCGATCGTCGTGGTGGCCGCGCTGACCAACGCGCTGCGCTGCGTCGGCAAGGCGCTCGGCTCGGTGAAGGTCGTGGTCTGCGGAGCCGGTGCGGCCGGGACCGCGGTGGCCGAGCTGCTGCTGGAGGCCGGCGTACGGCACCTGCTGGTCTGGGACCGGGAGGGCATCCTCGCCCCGTCCGACGACCGGCTGTCCGGCTCGAAGCGGCGGCTGGCCGAGCGGACCAACCCGGAGAACGTCACCGGCGAGCTGCCGGACGCGCTGACCGGCGCCGACGTGGTGATCGGGGTGTCCGCGGCCGGGGTCATCGACCCGGCCTGGCTGACGCTGATGGCGCCGCGGCCGGTGGTCTTCGCGCTGGCCAACCCCGACCCCGAGGTCGACGTCGACGCCGCCCGGCAGGTCGCGGCGGTGGTGGCGACCGGGCGCAGCGACTACCCGAACCAGATCAACAACGTGCTGGCGTTCCCCGGGGTGTTCCGCGGGCTGCTGGACGCGAGGGCCCGCAACATCACCACCTCGATGCTGCTGTCCGCGGCGGCGGCGCTGGCGGCGGTCGTGACCGACGACCAGCTCAACGCGTCGTACGTGGTGCCGAGCGTGTTCGACCCCAAGGTCCCGCGGGCGGTCGCGGCGGCCGTCGCCGAAGCCGCCCGGGTCGACCCCTCCGCCGAGACCGTCCCCATCCCCTCCACGACCGACGACCGCTGA